In Dyella terrae, one DNA window encodes the following:
- a CDS encoding LuxR C-terminal-related transcriptional regulator gives MALTAGGAAPAIAELVLKTTPPRAPRYLLVRPRLGLDDEQFRERPFILVQAPAGFGKTSLLAQWRHEYLARGWAVAWISADGSPDPQRMLHSLVLAVRMGCGRPQFGATLLESASVAIGEYEGVTAWLSEVAQAPLSMVLMIDEAERLHPGSQAALNYLLHNAPPNLRVVAAGRSDLASMVADLEAYGLSTSVGVETLRFTLEETIGLVRNRIGAKADPDTCARLHELTEGWPLGLQLVLAAMERGSDLRSVVGPHSPDSRNQLVEALTAKLAPEDVAFLTRVAVVDQLHPDLCVALTGDQGAPQRLARLARETPIFVVGEDSDWYRLHLLALDALRLHLAELPEWERDDLHGRAQDWLAAHGMLTQAARHAREAGREGVAVDLAQKGLYEAVIQGHMGTMREWLDVLPESVLDQHPQLRLAAAWSLAVSERHEEAERMVGLILSRPDVNLALRYECVLIASGAAYYADDPDRCVGMLAPWKAAPPAEEPKFQRMHINRLAMMALLQGDPAEARRLCTTPGTDLPREPDYAIRWRDFIIGLSFVWEGQILLAEEGLRAALVSIDAKFGRRHPLSCMFAALLASIAYERDHMDEAVALLANRLDVLERVGAPESILVGYRTVTRVAAAQGEEHRALDILEASFAIGAARRLPRLCIASLGEQVRMHASRFRRETCSALIARIDEMVASESPGRGPLWRRNVEMVSAMAHAYSAMAAQDWPGVLESVARAAPLAEQAHLGRFRIECMALRAFALDRNGEDGRTLMIEAMSLARTYGFVRLFTDTHPVLTDWAYRVMEEASGEPATVAASPSRVIPPPMDQRQGGPRVMPSMVLTPKEREVLEFLARNLSNKEIAQAMAVGEATVKWHLKNLFGKLGVGTRRHVVHRAQLLGLIQGLE, from the coding sequence ATGGCCCTTACAGCCGGCGGAGCAGCTCCCGCCATTGCCGAACTGGTTCTGAAAACCACGCCGCCGCGTGCGCCGCGCTATTTGCTGGTGCGGCCACGCCTGGGCCTGGATGACGAGCAGTTCCGCGAGCGGCCCTTCATCCTGGTGCAGGCACCCGCGGGGTTTGGCAAGACTTCACTGCTCGCGCAATGGCGACATGAATATCTCGCGCGCGGATGGGCAGTCGCCTGGATCTCGGCCGACGGAAGCCCGGATCCCCAGCGCATGCTGCACAGCCTTGTGCTTGCGGTGCGCATGGGGTGTGGTCGACCGCAGTTCGGCGCGACGCTGCTGGAAAGTGCTTCCGTGGCGATCGGCGAGTACGAGGGCGTCACCGCGTGGCTCAGCGAGGTGGCCCAGGCCCCGCTGTCGATGGTGCTGATGATCGATGAAGCCGAACGCCTGCATCCGGGCAGCCAGGCTGCACTCAATTATCTGCTGCACAACGCGCCGCCCAACTTGCGCGTCGTGGCGGCGGGTCGCTCCGATCTCGCGTCGATGGTGGCCGACCTGGAAGCCTATGGCCTGTCGACTTCGGTGGGCGTCGAGACGCTGCGATTCACGCTGGAGGAAACCATTGGCTTGGTGCGCAACCGCATCGGCGCCAAGGCGGATCCTGACACCTGTGCGCGGCTGCACGAACTGACGGAAGGCTGGCCGCTGGGCCTGCAGCTTGTGTTGGCTGCCATGGAGCGGGGCAGCGATCTGCGCAGCGTGGTGGGGCCGCACTCGCCCGATTCACGCAACCAGCTGGTTGAGGCACTGACCGCCAAACTCGCGCCGGAGGACGTGGCATTTCTCACCCGCGTTGCCGTGGTGGATCAGCTGCATCCGGATCTGTGCGTTGCGCTTACCGGTGACCAGGGGGCACCGCAGCGACTGGCGCGGCTTGCCCGCGAGACGCCGATCTTCGTCGTTGGCGAAGACTCCGACTGGTACCGCCTGCATCTGCTCGCCCTCGATGCACTGCGCCTGCATCTGGCTGAACTACCCGAGTGGGAGAGGGACGACTTGCATGGCCGCGCGCAGGACTGGCTGGCCGCACACGGCATGCTGACGCAGGCCGCGCGCCATGCGCGGGAGGCGGGCAGGGAAGGCGTTGCCGTCGACCTGGCGCAGAAGGGCCTCTACGAGGCGGTGATCCAGGGCCACATGGGCACGATGCGCGAATGGCTCGATGTACTGCCTGAGTCCGTGCTTGATCAACATCCGCAGCTGCGGCTGGCGGCGGCGTGGTCGCTGGCCGTGAGTGAGCGTCACGAAGAAGCTGAGCGCATGGTTGGCCTGATCCTGTCGCGGCCGGACGTGAATCTCGCCTTGCGCTACGAATGCGTGCTGATTGCCAGCGGCGCGGCCTACTACGCGGACGATCCTGATCGCTGCGTCGGCATGCTGGCCCCGTGGAAGGCTGCCCCGCCGGCCGAGGAGCCCAAATTCCAGCGAATGCACATCAACCGCCTTGCCATGATGGCCCTGCTGCAGGGTGATCCGGCGGAGGCGCGGCGCCTGTGCACGACGCCAGGCACGGATTTGCCAAGGGAGCCCGACTACGCGATACGTTGGCGCGATTTCATCATCGGCCTGAGTTTTGTGTGGGAAGGACAGATCCTTCTCGCCGAAGAAGGTTTGCGTGCCGCCCTGGTCTCCATCGATGCGAAGTTCGGACGACGACATCCTTTGTCGTGCATGTTCGCCGCGTTGCTCGCCTCCATTGCCTACGAGCGCGATCACATGGACGAAGCGGTGGCCTTGCTCGCCAATCGCCTGGACGTCCTGGAGCGCGTCGGGGCGCCCGAGTCGATTCTGGTCGGCTATCGCACCGTGACACGCGTGGCGGCCGCGCAGGGCGAGGAGCATCGCGCGCTGGATATCCTGGAAGCATCGTTCGCCATTGGTGCTGCACGCCGACTGCCGCGTCTGTGCATTGCCAGCCTGGGAGAGCAGGTGCGCATGCATGCCAGCCGCTTTCGCCGCGAGACGTGCTCGGCACTCATCGCGCGCATCGACGAGATGGTGGCCAGCGAAAGCCCTGGCCGCGGCCCCTTGTGGCGACGGAACGTCGAGATGGTGAGCGCCATGGCCCATGCCTACAGCGCGATGGCCGCCCAGGATTGGCCCGGCGTGCTGGAGTCCGTGGCACGAGCGGCCCCCTTGGCCGAACAGGCCCACCTGGGACGCTTTCGCATCGAATGCATGGCACTTCGCGCCTTTGCTCTGGACCGCAACGGCGAAGACGGCCGCACGCTGATGATCGAAGCCATGAGCCTGGCCCGGACCTATGGCTTCGTGCGCCTGTTTACCGATACCCATCCGGTGCTCACCGACTGGGCTTATCGCGTCATGGAAGAGGCAAGCGGCGAACCGGCCACGGTTGCCGCGTCGCCGTCGCGCGTGATTCCGCCGCCCATGGATCAGCGCCAGGGCGGCCCGCGTGTCATGCCAAGCATGGTGTTGACGCCCAAGGAGCGCGAAGTGCTCGAGTTCCTGGCGCGCAACCTGTCGAACAAGGAAATTGCCCAGGCGATGGCAGTGGGTGAGGCCACCGTGAAATGGCATCTTAAAAACCTGTTCGGCAAGCTGGGGGTAGGTACCCGCCGGCATGTCGTCCACCGCGCACAGCTGCTCGGTCTCATCCAGGGTCTGGAATAG
- a CDS encoding universal stress protein encodes MYRHLLVPLDDSDLTIETVSKAVNLARALGARVSFVHVHDHRSAQPDGSDDETGYADTYRDRARALLTKAEAAARALGVPCDSVILDGALPYQAILDTARKLGCDLIFMAPHGHRAVRGAALGSQTASVLMSGELPVLVSSAQPAGQVHPMIEIIRDEHRALSAVLHAWIYLLNRDAACSAEDVDLMRAMARYVIELPLALQHPKEHGYLYVVLRGRTAVVHAELDELERQHERERAMAEALAEGVERFSQGQWVQGQLRDAVENYAQFMWEHVGRVEGVILPIAQRYLSEADWNEIFTAATRQGSPRANGEAKAAFQQLFSRMAHLAPP; translated from the coding sequence ATGTATCGTCATCTCCTGGTTCCGCTCGATGACAGCGATCTGACGATCGAAACGGTCAGCAAGGCCGTGAATCTCGCGCGTGCGCTTGGAGCCCGGGTCAGCTTTGTGCATGTGCACGATCATCGTTCGGCGCAGCCCGATGGCAGCGACGACGAGACTGGCTACGCCGACACCTATCGCGATCGCGCCCGTGCACTGCTGACCAAGGCCGAAGCGGCCGCGCGTGCGCTCGGCGTTCCTTGCGATTCAGTCATCCTCGATGGCGCCCTGCCTTATCAGGCGATCCTCGACACCGCGCGGAAGCTCGGTTGCGATCTCATCTTCATGGCGCCTCACGGTCATCGCGCGGTGCGTGGCGCCGCACTGGGTTCCCAGACAGCCAGCGTGCTGATGTCGGGCGAGCTGCCGGTACTCGTGTCCTCGGCTCAGCCAGCTGGCCAGGTCCACCCGATGATCGAGATCATCCGTGACGAGCACCGCGCGCTCTCTGCGGTGCTGCACGCATGGATATACCTGCTCAACCGGGACGCCGCGTGCAGCGCCGAGGATGTCGATCTCATGCGCGCCATGGCCCGGTACGTCATTGAACTGCCGCTCGCCCTCCAGCATCCAAAAGAGCACGGCTATCTGTACGTCGTGCTGCGCGGACGCACGGCCGTCGTTCATGCCGAGCTCGATGAGCTGGAACGCCAGCACGAACGCGAGCGCGCGATGGCCGAAGCGCTGGCCGAAGGCGTGGAGCGTTTCAGCCAGGGCCAGTGGGTTCAGGGGCAGCTTCGGGATGCCGTCGAGAACTACGCGCAGTTCATGTGGGAACACGTGGGGCGCGTCGAGGGCGTGATTCTTCCCATCGCTCAACGTTATCTCTCCGAAGCCGATTGGAACGAGATTTTCACGGCGGCCACTCGCCAGGGAAGTCCGCGTGCCAACGGCGAGGCAAAGGCTGCCTTCCAGCAGTTGTTCTCTCGCATGGCGCACCTGGCACCGCCATGA
- a CDS encoding efflux RND transporter permease subunit, with protein MTVSPKLLDRKSVVRSIEAFDKRSGNWLERLVFNHRFIMVMACVMATMVLGWFAATRLSFNASFEKMIPSHHPYIRNYLENAGELRGLGNSLRVVVENEDGNIFDPKYQEVLKKINDDLFLTPGVDRAWVKSLWTPSVRWTEVTEEGFRGGPVMPDNYDGSPQSTSQLKQNIARSGIVGRYVGNDFKSSMIFVPLMDKNPETGKPIDYSTLSRSLEGIRAHYEATPGVKVRLHVIGFAKLVGDLIEGLVKVMSFFGIAALIATLVIFGYTRCVRSTALVILCSVVAVVWQLGLVALLGFSLDPFSILVPFLIFAIGVSHGAQKMNGIMQDIGRGTHRLVAARYTFRRLFLAGVTALLADAVGFGVLMMIDIPVIKDLALTASIGVAVLIFTNLLLLPVLLSYTGVDPAAAARTLRAEKDLAKGKGSHSHWHWLDRFTTRRWAMAALGVSAVLAVGAFAISTHLKIGDLESGAPELRADSRYNRDNTYITSNYSLSSDVFAVIVKTPPEGCLKYQTLVEADRLAWALQQVPGVQATTFLGDAVRQITAGSYEGNPKWLTIARNQDVLNYGAQQASVNNPDLFNNACSIMPVIAYLSDHRAETLDRVVAAAASFATAHGAKDRQYLLAAGSAGIDAATNMVVRQADHTMLFYVYGAVIVLCFVTFRSWRAVVVAVVPLMLTSILCEALMVILGIGVKVATLPVIALGVGIGVDYALYLLSIQLAQQRAGVPLAQAYRHAVQFTGKVVALVGVTLAAGVVTWAFSPIKFQGDMGILLTFMFLWNMVGALVLIPALSHFLLRDSALQAASAEVERPKSFGSTTNGARLVRPQASSGHR; from the coding sequence ATGACTGTTTCTCCCAAACTGCTTGATCGCAAGTCCGTCGTGCGGTCCATCGAAGCTTTCGACAAGCGCTCCGGCAACTGGCTGGAGCGACTGGTGTTCAATCACCGCTTCATCATGGTGATGGCGTGCGTGATGGCCACGATGGTTCTGGGCTGGTTCGCGGCGACGCGACTGAGTTTCAACGCCAGCTTCGAGAAGATGATTCCCAGTCACCACCCCTACATTCGCAACTACCTGGAGAACGCGGGCGAGCTTCGCGGCCTGGGTAACTCGTTGCGCGTGGTGGTGGAAAACGAAGACGGCAACATCTTCGATCCGAAGTACCAGGAAGTCCTGAAGAAGATCAACGACGATCTCTTCCTGACCCCCGGTGTCGATCGCGCCTGGGTCAAGTCGCTGTGGACGCCATCGGTGCGCTGGACGGAGGTCACGGAGGAGGGCTTTCGCGGCGGTCCGGTGATGCCGGACAACTACGATGGTTCGCCGCAGAGTACCTCGCAACTCAAGCAAAACATCGCGCGCTCGGGCATCGTCGGCCGCTACGTGGGCAACGACTTCAAGTCCAGCATGATCTTCGTGCCGTTAATGGACAAGAATCCGGAGACCGGCAAACCCATCGACTACAGCACCTTGTCGCGTTCGCTGGAAGGTATCCGCGCGCACTATGAAGCGACGCCAGGCGTCAAGGTCCGCCTGCATGTCATTGGCTTCGCCAAACTCGTCGGCGACCTCATCGAAGGTCTGGTGAAGGTCATGAGCTTCTTTGGCATCGCCGCGTTGATCGCGACGCTGGTCATCTTTGGCTACACGCGATGCGTGCGCAGCACGGCGCTGGTCATCCTGTGCTCCGTCGTTGCGGTGGTCTGGCAGCTGGGTCTGGTGGCGCTGCTGGGCTTTTCGCTCGATCCGTTCTCTATCCTGGTGCCGTTCCTGATCTTCGCGATTGGCGTGTCCCACGGCGCGCAGAAGATGAACGGCATCATGCAGGACATCGGTCGAGGCACGCATCGCCTCGTTGCCGCGCGCTACACCTTCCGCCGCCTCTTCCTTGCGGGCGTCACCGCTTTGCTGGCCGATGCCGTGGGCTTTGGCGTGCTGATGATGATCGACATCCCGGTGATCAAGGATCTTGCTTTGACCGCGAGCATTGGCGTCGCCGTGCTGATCTTCACCAATCTGTTGTTGTTGCCGGTACTGCTTTCCTATACCGGCGTCGACCCGGCCGCGGCGGCGCGAACGCTGCGCGCTGAGAAGGACCTGGCCAAAGGGAAGGGCAGCCACTCGCATTGGCACTGGCTGGATCGCTTCACCACGCGCCGTTGGGCCATGGCCGCGCTGGGCGTATCGGCAGTGCTGGCGGTCGGCGCCTTCGCGATAAGCACGCACCTGAAAATCGGCGACCTGGAATCAGGCGCTCCGGAGCTGCGTGCCGATTCGCGCTACAACCGCGACAACACGTACATCACCAGCAACTATTCGCTTTCCAGCGACGTCTTTGCGGTCATCGTCAAGACGCCGCCCGAAGGCTGCCTGAAGTATCAGACGCTGGTCGAGGCGGACCGACTCGCGTGGGCGCTGCAACAAGTGCCCGGCGTGCAGGCGACCACCTTCCTCGGCGATGCCGTGCGCCAGATCACCGCCGGTTCCTATGAAGGCAACCCCAAATGGCTGACGATCGCGCGCAACCAGGACGTGCTTAATTACGGTGCGCAGCAGGCGTCGGTGAACAACCCGGACCTGTTCAACAACGCGTGCTCCATCATGCCGGTGATCGCCTATCTCTCCGATCACCGCGCGGAAACGCTCGATCGCGTCGTTGCTGCCGCCGCGTCGTTCGCCACCGCGCACGGTGCCAAGGACCGGCAGTACCTGCTTGCCGCCGGCAGCGCCGGCATTGATGCGGCCACCAACATGGTGGTGCGGCAGGCCGATCACACCATGCTGTTCTATGTGTACGGCGCTGTGATCGTGCTGTGCTTCGTGACGTTCCGGTCGTGGCGGGCGGTCGTCGTGGCCGTCGTGCCGCTGATGCTCACGTCGATCCTTTGCGAGGCCTTGATGGTGATCCTGGGCATCGGCGTCAAGGTGGCCACCTTGCCGGTTATCGCGCTGGGCGTAGGCATCGGCGTGGACTATGCGCTCTACCTGCTTTCCATCCAGCTCGCCCAGCAACGCGCCGGGGTGCCGCTTGCCCAGGCGTATCGACATGCCGTGCAGTTCACCGGCAAGGTCGTCGCCCTCGTGGGTGTCACGCTGGCCGCCGGCGTGGTGACCTGGGCGTTCTCGCCGATCAAGTTCCAGGGCGACATGGGCATCCTGCTGACCTTCATGTTCCTGTGGAACATGGTGGGCGCGCTCGTACTCATCCCTGCGCTATCCCATTTCCTGCTTCGCGATTCGGCCTTGCAGGCGGCCAGCGCCGAAGTCGAGCGCCCCAAGAGCTTCGGGTCGACGACGAACGGGGCCCGCCTGGTACGGCCCCAGGCGAGCTCGGGCCACCGGTAG
- a CDS encoding quinone oxidoreductase family protein, producing MEHAIRFYESGSPDVLRYESVQVGSPGPGEVRLRHHAVGLNFADTYFRNGTYPIPLPNGMGVEAAGIVEAVGAGVANVAVGDRVTYTGFLNTLGAYSTARIVPAAPLIRLPEAIATETAAAMTMRGLTAAYLMRRIYPFQAGETLLLHAAAGGVGLIVSQWAKLLGLRVIGTVSTEEKAAVARAHGCDEIINYSHEDIAARARELTDGRGVSVVFDSVGQSTFNASLNSLRRRGLMVCVGTASGTIPPFDPQILAMKGSLYLTRPALADYIADPVDKAALAEELFGHVSSGRIKIEINQRYALEDAAQAHRDLESRKTTGSSIFVI from the coding sequence TTGGAACACGCTATCCGTTTTTACGAGTCAGGCAGCCCCGATGTGCTGCGCTACGAATCCGTCCAGGTAGGCTCGCCCGGCCCGGGCGAAGTCCGTTTGCGGCATCACGCGGTGGGGCTCAACTTTGCCGACACCTACTTTCGTAACGGCACGTATCCCATTCCGTTACCCAACGGCATGGGTGTCGAAGCGGCCGGTATCGTCGAGGCCGTCGGTGCGGGCGTCGCCAACGTGGCCGTCGGCGATCGCGTGACGTACACCGGTTTCCTCAACACCCTGGGTGCCTACAGCACGGCCCGAATCGTGCCCGCGGCACCGCTGATCCGCCTGCCCGAAGCCATTGCCACGGAAACGGCTGCGGCCATGACCATGCGTGGCCTCACCGCCGCCTACCTGATGCGTCGCATCTATCCCTTCCAGGCGGGTGAAACACTGCTTCTGCATGCCGCAGCCGGCGGCGTGGGCCTGATCGTTTCGCAATGGGCCAAGCTGCTCGGCCTGCGTGTCATTGGCACGGTGTCGACGGAAGAAAAAGCCGCTGTTGCGCGGGCCCACGGCTGCGACGAGATCATCAACTACAGCCACGAAGACATCGCGGCACGTGCGCGCGAGCTGACGGATGGCAGGGGTGTGTCCGTGGTGTTCGACTCGGTGGGCCAATCCACCTTCAACGCTTCACTCAACTCACTGCGTCGGCGCGGACTCATGGTGTGCGTCGGCACGGCCTCCGGCACCATCCCGCCGTTCGATCCGCAGATTCTCGCCATGAAGGGTTCGCTGTACCTGACGCGACCGGCACTGGCCGACTACATCGCCGATCCTGTGGACAAGGCGGCACTCGCCGAGGAACTTTTCGGCCACGTGTCGTCCGGCCGCATCAAGATCGAAATCAACCAGCGGTATGCGCTGGAGGATGCGGCGCAGGCGCACCGCGATCTCGAGTCGCGTAAGACCACCGGCTCGTCGATCTTCGTCATCTGA
- a CDS encoding DUF1329 domain-containing protein, whose protein sequence is MQLRKALIAGAIAVLISGVGHASVSSDEAKKLGTTLTGVGADMAGSADGAIPAYSGGLTSPPSGFKAGSGIRPDPFAGEKPLMSIDAKNMDKYSANLTEGTKALMKKYPGYHIDVYPTHRTAAFPKFVIENTAKCAVEAKTDAGGRSMSGCHAGFPFPMPQTGFEAMWNHLVRFNGVAYDTKYRNYNVDASGHATLSTEGNAVEEYPYWDTSKPGADVFWQQRLTYTGPARRAGEAMQIVDPLNYSDKGRKAWQYLPGQRRVKVAPDLAFDTPNPGSGGSSTFDDVFLFNGSMERYDFKLVGKKEIFVPYNDYKMAYGSKADDLLTPSYLNPSDVRWEKHRVWVVEATLAAGKRHIYSKRTFYLDEDSWAAVASEAYDARGQLFRTGFAYITPAYDMPAPVADLHGIYDLMAGSYSLTGFSGETGGVRYTKPLSERDWAPESLAGSGVR, encoded by the coding sequence ATGCAATTACGCAAAGCCTTGATCGCCGGGGCCATTGCCGTTTTGATCTCCGGCGTCGGCCATGCCAGCGTTTCATCCGACGAGGCAAAGAAGCTTGGCACCACGCTCACCGGCGTTGGCGCAGACATGGCCGGTAGCGCCGATGGCGCCATTCCCGCCTACAGCGGCGGCCTTACGAGCCCGCCTTCCGGATTCAAGGCAGGTAGCGGCATCCGTCCCGACCCGTTTGCCGGTGAAAAGCCGCTGATGTCGATCGACGCCAAGAACATGGACAAGTACTCGGCCAATCTGACCGAGGGCACCAAGGCCCTGATGAAGAAGTATCCGGGCTATCACATCGACGTGTATCCGACTCATCGCACGGCCGCCTTCCCGAAATTCGTCATCGAGAACACGGCCAAGTGCGCCGTGGAAGCCAAGACCGATGCGGGCGGTCGTTCCATGAGTGGCTGCCACGCGGGCTTCCCGTTCCCGATGCCGCAGACCGGCTTCGAAGCGATGTGGAACCACCTGGTGCGCTTCAACGGCGTGGCCTATGACACCAAGTATCGCAACTACAACGTCGACGCCTCCGGGCACGCGACGCTGTCCACCGAAGGCAATGCCGTCGAAGAGTATCCGTACTGGGATACCAGCAAGCCTGGCGCGGATGTGTTCTGGCAACAGCGCCTGACCTACACCGGCCCGGCGCGTCGCGCGGGTGAGGCGATGCAGATCGTCGATCCGCTCAACTACAGCGACAAGGGCCGCAAGGCATGGCAGTACCTGCCGGGCCAGCGCCGCGTGAAGGTCGCCCCCGATCTCGCGTTCGATACGCCCAACCCGGGCTCGGGCGGTTCGTCCACCTTTGACGATGTGTTCCTCTTCAACGGCTCCATGGAACGCTACGACTTCAAGCTCGTTGGCAAGAAGGAAATCTTCGTTCCGTACAACGACTACAAGATGGCCTACGGTTCAAAGGCCGATGATCTGCTGACGCCGAGCTACCTCAACCCCTCCGACGTGCGCTGGGAAAAGCATCGCGTGTGGGTGGTCGAGGCGACGCTCGCTGCCGGCAAGCGCCACATCTACAGCAAGCGCACGTTCTATCTCGACGAGGACAGCTGGGCAGCCGTTGCCTCCGAAGCGTATGACGCGCGCGGCCAACTGTTCCGCACGGGTTTCGCGTACATCACGCCAGCCTATGACATGCCCGCGCCGGTAGCCGACCTGCATGGCATCTACGACCTCATGGCCGGCTCGTATTCGTTGACTGGCTTCTCCGGCGAGACGGGGGGCGTGCGTTACACCAAGCCCTTGTCTGAGCGCGACTGGGCTCCGGAGTCGCTGGCCGGATCGGGTGTTCGCTGA
- a CDS encoding TauD/TfdA dioxygenase family protein, producing the protein MRIEQLTCNIGAELFDVNLADAVHNDDLFGEIKSALLKHRVLFLRDQDISRQDHAAFARRFGELEDHPIVPSHPDAPGLVQIYKTPDAPADRYENAWHTDATWRANPPMGCVLRCVECPPVGGDTMWTNMVAAYDMLPAHIKKQIAPLYARHSIEASFGAAMPIERRHALREKYPDAEHPVVRTHPETGEKVLFVNAFTTHFTNFHTKENVCYGQDANPGASLLLNYLISQAHIPEYQVRWRWSKNSIAIWDNRSTQHYAVMDYPPCHRKMERAGIVGDATF; encoded by the coding sequence ATGCGCATTGAGCAACTCACCTGCAACATTGGCGCCGAACTCTTCGACGTCAATCTTGCGGATGCCGTTCACAACGACGACCTGTTCGGCGAGATCAAGTCCGCGCTGCTCAAGCACCGCGTGCTTTTTCTGCGTGACCAGGACATCAGCCGTCAGGATCACGCGGCGTTCGCCCGTCGATTCGGGGAGCTGGAAGACCACCCGATCGTACCCAGCCATCCGGACGCCCCGGGGCTGGTGCAGATCTACAAAACCCCCGACGCGCCGGCAGACCGCTACGAAAACGCCTGGCACACCGACGCGACCTGGCGCGCCAACCCGCCCATGGGCTGCGTGCTTCGTTGCGTCGAATGCCCGCCGGTCGGCGGCGATACCATGTGGACCAACATGGTGGCGGCATACGACATGCTGCCGGCCCATATCAAGAAGCAGATCGCGCCTCTGTATGCGCGCCATAGTATCGAGGCGTCCTTTGGCGCGGCCATGCCCATCGAGCGTCGCCATGCCCTGCGCGAGAAGTATCCCGATGCCGAGCACCCGGTGGTGCGCACGCACCCGGAAACGGGCGAGAAGGTGTTGTTCGTCAACGCATTCACCACGCACTTCACCAACTTCCACACGAAAGAAAACGTGTGCTACGGCCAGGACGCCAATCCTGGCGCAAGCCTGCTGCTCAACTACCTGATCAGCCAGGCCCACATTCCCGAATACCAGGTGCGTTGGCGCTGGAGCAAAAACAGCATCGCCATCTGGGACAACCGTTCGACACAGCACTACGCGGTCATGGACTACCCGCCCTGCCATCGAAAGATGGAGCGCGCTGGCATCGTCGGCGACGCCACGTTCTGA
- a CDS encoding WD40/YVTN/BNR-like repeat-containing protein, producing the protein MFKPSICRTLVALALALPAVSIADFSDVLDTPADMSPLAARGLLNDLAVAGQRMIAAGQRGHIVYSDDHGASWKQARVPVSSDLVALSFPTPALGWAVGHDGVVLHTTDGGLNWSLQMDGRRTGPLMLEQIRARAAKGELGDKAQADKLVDEVGHTAAQGAENPFLGVWFADAQHGFVVGAFNVIFETTDGGQHWVSWFDRTDNPDRLHLYAVHGIGTDVYITGEQGLVLKLDREAGRFHALETPYKGTYFGIAGTTDAVVVYGLRGNAYRSTDGGSHWSPVDTGVQDSITGGSSFGAQGLALVSQSGTVLFSRDGGEHFVSHRPAKPAPASAVAVSGDVIVTVGAKGVRAQALQ; encoded by the coding sequence ATGTTCAAGCCATCCATCTGTCGCACGCTGGTCGCTCTGGCGCTCGCGCTTCCCGCTGTGTCGATCGCCGACTTCAGCGATGTGCTGGACACGCCAGCGGACATGAGTCCATTGGCCGCCAGGGGTTTGCTCAATGACCTGGCCGTCGCAGGCCAGCGAATGATCGCCGCGGGCCAACGCGGTCATATCGTCTACTCCGATGACCATGGCGCGAGCTGGAAGCAGGCGAGGGTGCCGGTGTCGTCCGACCTGGTCGCCCTGAGTTTCCCAACGCCCGCCCTCGGATGGGCCGTGGGGCACGACGGTGTCGTGCTGCACACCACGGATGGCGGCCTGAACTGGTCCTTGCAGATGGATGGTCGTCGCACGGGGCCACTGATGCTGGAGCAGATCCGCGCACGTGCCGCGAAGGGCGAGCTCGGTGACAAGGCGCAAGCCGACAAGCTGGTCGACGAAGTGGGTCACACGGCAGCGCAAGGCGCTGAGAACCCGTTTCTCGGCGTGTGGTTTGCCGACGCGCAGCATGGCTTTGTCGTCGGCGCGTTCAACGTCATCTTCGAGACGACGGATGGCGGGCAACACTGGGTATCGTGGTTTGATCGCACCGATAACCCGGATCGACTTCACCTGTACGCCGTGCATGGCATCGGTACGGACGTCTATATCACCGGCGAGCAGGGTCTGGTGCTCAAGCTTGATCGCGAAGCGGGGCGCTTCCATGCGCTGGAAACGCCGTACAAAGGCACCTATTTCGGCATAGCAGGAACCACCGATGCCGTGGTGGTCTACGGCCTGCGCGGCAACGCCTATCGCAGCACCGACGGCGGTAGCCACTGGTCGCCCGTGGATACCGGCGTGCAGGACAGCATCACCGGCGGATCGAGCTTCGGTGCGCAGGGGCTTGCCCTGGTGAGCCAGTCCGGCACGGTCCTTTTCAGCCGCGACGGCGGCGAGCATTTTGTTTCCCATCGACCGGCCAAGCCTGCACCCGCATCAGCGGTGGCGGTATCCGGTGACGTCATCGTGACGGTCGGCGCGAAGGGCGTACGCGCCCAGGCGCTGCAGTAA